GATGCGGCGGGCCTGCCGCACGGTGGCCACGTGGTCAATGTTCACGCTCAGCTCGATCATGGTCGCACGCCTCATTGCTTCTGGCCCGGGGCCTCGACGCCGCGCTCGGGCGGCGGAAAGTCAATCTTGATCGAGATCGGCTTCGTGTCGGGCGCCAGGCGCACCTGGGAGTCGCGGATGTGGAACTCGACGTTGCGGAGCGTGGGCCGCAGGTCGGCCGCGCCCGTGAGGTCGAGCAGCACGAAGGCCGTCACGTCGTCGGCCCCGAAGTGCTCCATGCGCGAGCGCGGCCCCACGAAGGCCACCGGGCCGACCGTGCGCGGCGAGGTCTCGATCCGCACGTTGAGCGCCACCTCGGGCCGCACGAGCACGTGCACGGGGAGGCCCGTGAGCGTCTTCTCCTCGCGCCGCTCGGCCACCGCGATCACCACGTCCACGAGCTGCTGCGAGGGCTCGATCCGCACGCCGCGGAACGGCTCCGCGTCCACGGTCTCGACCAGGCGCACGGTGCGGCGCAGCCGCTCGCGCAGGCCGGTGACGGCCACGGGCATGGTGTCCACGGCCTTGAGCTCCTTGAGCACGGTTTCCGGCCCGCGGACCGTCACCTTGTCGGGCACGACGGTGACCTCGCTGACCTCGTAGTCCTCGGCCGGCACGCCTTCGCGCACGGGCCTGACGGGCAGGGTGCGGGTGCCGACGCGGTCGAGGGTGAGGGGGATGGCTCGGGGCCGGACCTCGAGGAGTTCGACCTCGCGGGCGAGGGGCGCCGAGAGCCCGGCGGGGGTGAGCTGGCGGATGTTCTCGCGCCGGAGGAACACGGTCGTCACCTCGGTGCCGCGCGCGGGGGCCTGGGCGCCCTCGAGGCTCACCTCGGCCACGAGGCTGGGCGCGTCAATCTCGCGCACGACCTGGCGCGGACCGCTGAGGCGGACGGCGACCTCGCGCACCTCCTCCTTGACGACGGCCACGGTGCCGGGCACCACGGTGAGCCGCACCGGCACGCGCTCGATCGTCTTCTCCTCCGGCGTCGCCACGACGTCCAGCACCACGTCCACGCTCTCCGGCTCGGTGGCGATGGGCGCCGTTTGGAACTCGGGGTTCACCACCTGGCGCTGGAGCGCCACGCGGCGCTGGAGGCGCTCGCGCAAGCCGTCCACGCGGATCGGCTCGGTGCGAATCGTGCTCAGGCGCTGGAGGAGGCGGAAGGCGCCGCGCACTTTGACCTTGGGCGGCTGCACGGTCTTCTTCAGGGTGAGGCCGGCGCCTGGCTCGCCCTCGGTGACGACCTCGACGTCGAGGAGCACCTCGCGCACGCGGTCGAGGGTGAGCTCGGCCACGTCCGGCTCGGCCCGCACGAGCACGAGTCCGGCCGGCAGCCGCTCGGCGGTCTCGGCGTCGCGGCCCGAGCGCACGTGGTGCGTGGCCAGGGGCACGCGGAGCTGGAGCTCGCCGCCGCTCAGTTCCTGGGCCTTGAGGTCCACCACCACGAACAGCTCGTCGGTCTTCAACGTATCCAGGTCGCGGCGCGGGCCGCGGAGCACCAGGTTCACCGTCCGCGTCACCAGGGGGCCCAGGGCGACGTCCTGCGGCGGGTTGATGGCGCGGACGACGACGCCGACGAAGCGGCGCTCGTCAATGCCCGCGGTGATGCCGTAGTACCAGGTCGCGGCCGCGAGCAGGAGCGCGGCGAGCTTGAGGTCGAGGTGCCGCAGCAGGGCTCGAAAGAGGGACCGCATGCGGGCCGCGCCTCCTTCAGGTGGTGGCCGGGGCCAGGATGCCCCGCAGAATCGTCCGCAGGTTCTCGGGGTCCAGGCCCCGCGACAGTTTGCCCTTGATCGCCAGCGAGATGCTGCCGGTCTCCTCGGAGACAACGATGGCGATCGCGTCGCTGTCCTCGGTGACGCCGATGGCGGCGCGGTGCCGGGTGCCGAAGCCGCTGCCCGCTTCCACGTTCTCGGTGAGCGGGAAGAGGCAGCCGGCGGCCACGATCCGGTCGCCCTGGATGATCACCGCGCCGTCGTGCAGCGGTGTGTTCGGGTTGAAGATGGTGACCAGCAGGGCCGACGTGACGTCGGCATCGAGGCGCACGCCGCCCTCCATGTAGCTGCGGAGGCTCACGTCGCGCTCGATGGCGATGAGGGCGCCCACCTGGTCGCGGCTCAGGGTGGCGGCGGCCTCCACCACGTGGTCGGTCACCTCCTTCTCCGCGCGCGCGAGGAACCCGAAGAGCGGGGCCTGGCCCAGGCGCACCAGCGCGCGGCGCAGCTCGGGCTGGAAGATCACCAGCAGGGCGAAGCCGAACAGCGCCACCACCTCGGTGGCGATGCCGCCGATCACCTGGAGGTTCAGGAAGCGGGCCAGGAAGAGCACGCCGAGGAGGCCCACGACCACCACCAGGCCCAGCCCCTTGAGAATGCCCGCCCCGCGGCTGCCGCGCACGAAGCGCAGCATGACGTAGTACATCAGCGCCAGCAGCACGATCTCGATGCCGGCGCGCCACGTCAGGTATTGCAGCGGATTCATGGCGACCCACCTCGATGGCGCTCTCGCGGCGATTATAGCACATCTCCTTACTCGTTCAAACCTCTCTGTGCCCGCCGGGGATGGGAACAAGAAGGGTGAGCGCTGGGGGTCTTACCCTCCCGAACGTGTCGGAACGTTCGGGAGGGTGTGGCTCGCGGGTCGGTCACAGGCGCGGAATCTGCCCCTGGCGAAGGCGAGAGTCCCCATCGCCACCGGCTCGTCCGCCGGGTCGCCGCCGAGTGCCGCTTGCGCCCCAGCCGCTCCCCGACTACCATAGAGGCAGGGGGCGGCCCCAGGAGGCCGACACCCAGGCACATCTCCGGCGCGCGACGCGCCGGCTCCCCAGGTGCGGCCGGAACCTCCCCGAGGCACGCAGGTTATGAAGGTTCAAGCCATCGCTCTCCTCTCCGGCGGGCTGGATAGCTCGCTCGCCATCCGCCTGATGCTCGACCAGGGCGTCGAGGTGGAGGCCCTCCACTTCGTCTCGATCTTCAACGCCACGGCGCCCGAGACGCCGTCGCTGCTGCGGCCGCTGCGGGTGGCCCGCCAGCTCGGGGTGCCGCTCAGGCCCCTCCGCTTCACGGCCGAGCAGCTCGCCATCCTCCGCGACCCGGCCCACGGCTTCGGCTCGCAGATGAACCCGTGCATTGACTGCCACATGGCCATGCTGCGCCTGGCCGCTGAACGGATGCGGGAGACGGGCGCCCAGTTCATCGTCACCGGCGAGGTGGTGGGCCAGAGGCCCATGTCGCAGCGCAGCTTCGTCCTCCACCGCATCAGCGAGGAGACGGGCCTCGGCGGCCTCATCTTGCGCCCCCTCTCGGCCAAGCTCCTGCCGCCCACGATCCCCGAGGAGAAGGGCTGGGTGGACCGCGAGCGGCTGCTCGACCTCCACGGCCGCTCGCGCAAGCCGCAGCTCGAGCTGGCCCGCCGCTACGGCCTCACCGAGCACGGCTCGCCCGCCGGCGGCTGCCTGCTGACCGACCCCGGCTTCGCCGCGCGCCTCCGCGACTA
The Planctomycetota bacterium DNA segment above includes these coding regions:
- a CDS encoding CdaR family protein; this encodes MRSLFRALLRHLDLKLAALLLAAATWYYGITAGIDERRFVGVVVRAINPPQDVALGPLVTRTVNLVLRGPRRDLDTLKTDELFVVVDLKAQELSGGELQLRVPLATHHVRSGRDAETAERLPAGLVLVRAEPDVAELTLDRVREVLLDVEVVTEGEPGAGLTLKKTVQPPKVKVRGAFRLLQRLSTIRTEPIRVDGLRERLQRRVALQRQVVNPEFQTAPIATEPESVDVVLDVVATPEEKTIERVPVRLTVVPGTVAVVKEEVREVAVRLSGPRQVVREIDAPSLVAEVSLEGAQAPARGTEVTTVFLRRENIRQLTPAGLSAPLAREVELLEVRPRAIPLTLDRVGTRTLPVRPVREGVPAEDYEVSEVTVVPDKVTVRGPETVLKELKAVDTMPVAVTGLRERLRRTVRLVETVDAEPFRGVRIEPSQQLVDVVIAVAERREEKTLTGLPVHVLVRPEVALNVRIETSPRTVGPVAFVGPRSRMEHFGADDVTAFVLLDLTGAADLRPTLRNVEFHIRDSQVRLAPDTKPISIKIDFPPPERGVEAPGQKQ
- the cdaA gene encoding diadenylate cyclase CdaA; translated protein: MNPLQYLTWRAGIEIVLLALMYYVMLRFVRGSRGAGILKGLGLVVVVGLLGVLFLARFLNLQVIGGIATEVVALFGFALLVIFQPELRRALVRLGQAPLFGFLARAEKEVTDHVVEAAATLSRDQVGALIAIERDVSLRSYMEGGVRLDADVTSALLVTIFNPNTPLHDGAVIIQGDRIVAAGCLFPLTENVEAGSGFGTRHRAAIGVTEDSDAIAIVVSEETGSISLAIKGKLSRGLDPENLRTILRGILAPATT
- a CDS encoding asparagine synthase-related protein — translated: MKVQAIALLSGGLDSSLAIRLMLDQGVEVEALHFVSIFNATAPETPSLLRPLRVARQLGVPLRPLRFTAEQLAILRDPAHGFGSQMNPCIDCHMAMLRLAAERMRETGAQFIVTGEVVGQRPMSQRSFVLHRISEETGLGGLILRPLSAKLLPPTIPEEKGWVDRERLLDLHGRSRKPQLELARRYGLTEHGSPAGGCLLTDPGFAARLRDYFEHLGGAEPDLGDLHLLKYGRHFRLDAATRLVIGRVHRENVTLFTFSRPTDLLLTTRDAPGPTALLRGNQAAEHLRTAAALTARYSKLRGEPLVAIEVRPGRRGPEQPVRVVEVAPASEAGGGPLRIG